One Methanohalophilus mahii DSM 5219 genomic window carries:
- a CDS encoding DNA-directed RNA polymerase subunit P, producing MDYKCTRCKRAVEIDYQYTGIRCPYCGNRILVKGRPTTIKTLKAE from the coding sequence ATGGATTATAAATGTACCCGGTGTAAAAGAGCGGTTGAAATTGACTACCAGTACACTGGAATACGCTGTCCTTATTGTGGTAATCGTATTCTTGTAAAAGGAAGGCCTACCACTATAAAGACGTTGAAAGCAGAGTGA
- a CDS encoding rRNA maturation protein translates to MLISSSRSPSPPTRTLCKYLASFFNCKYVTRGKSGLQDILYDMDTEILLIVGQYHGNPASLTFFDSEGQQQLSIWMNVVFHDKPQKSSLKNSIPSIIGRGKLAGLLGDLLPESGNNSRCSIQVADDLMSFYCNDNNLFNLKIKGFKTMDD, encoded by the coding sequence ATGTTAATTTCCTCATCACGCTCTCCTTCACCTCCAACCCGTACCCTTTGTAAGTATCTTGCATCTTTTTTTAACTGCAAGTATGTCACAAGGGGTAAAAGTGGTTTACAGGACATACTGTATGATATGGATACTGAAATCCTGCTTATTGTAGGGCAATATCATGGTAATCCTGCCAGCCTGACTTTTTTTGATAGTGAAGGACAACAACAATTATCCATATGGATGAATGTTGTATTCCATGACAAACCTCAAAAATCTTCTTTAAAGAACAGCATACCATCCATTATAGGCAGGGGTAAACTGGCAGGATTGCTCGGTGATTTATTACCTGAGAGTGGTAATAATTCCAGGTGTTCAATTCAGGTAGCTGATGACCTGATGAGTTTTTATTGTAATGACAATAATCTATTCAATCTAAAGATAAAAGGGTTCAAGACAATGGATGATTAA
- a CDS encoding KEOPS complex subunit Pcc1, with product MDSYSETIIETPDALKLYLSVKPELDRLVTDRSSIEMDVKDYQLIMRVTSDDLISMRSTLNTWYRLVKVASEMISLTSSN from the coding sequence ATGGATTCATATTCAGAAACAATCATTGAAACTCCGGATGCCCTTAAATTGTACCTGTCTGTAAAACCAGAACTGGATAGATTGGTTACCGATCGTTCATCAATAGAAATGGATGTCAAAGACTATCAGTTGATAATGAGAGTTACATCAGATGACCTGATATCAATGAGGTCCACATTGAATACATGGTATAGGTTGGTCAAAGTAGCATCCGAAATGATCTCTCTTACATCCTCAAATTAA
- the larC gene encoding nickel pincer cofactor biosynthesis protein LarC, giving the protein MKILLFDPFSGAAGDMIMGSLISLGADGSKIKEILESILDISMFFGKKVKLGIEAVDVKFNAPGFENARSYREIEKFIRGCGIASDIENDAISVFGILADAESKIHGKPIEELHFHEVGQTDALADVIGSCIAMHQLGIREVLCLPINAGTGTVNTSHGIMPIPAPATLEILKASGLEFYGKGNTELLTPTGAALLAHFAKTTLTIPAGKVRDTGYGAGDIDNDWPNVLRTFMIETDKALSRDEVEVLETNVDDVTGEVLGNLFDRLLENGAKDVSIIPATMKKGRAGHIIKVITHSHHGEELARIIMEETGSLGIRTIPTKHRYIADRKMGTVELEINDTPYQIAIKIAHTPDSGILHISAEYDDCKEVSTITGIPVREIIRKAQTKAWGKYK; this is encoded by the coding sequence ATGAAAATTCTATTATTCGATCCGTTCTCCGGTGCTGCCGGTGATATGATTATGGGTTCATTGATTTCACTCGGGGCCGATGGAAGCAAAATAAAAGAGATTCTTGAATCAATACTTGATATCTCGATGTTTTTTGGAAAAAAAGTCAAACTGGGGATTGAAGCTGTTGATGTCAAATTCAATGCACCTGGTTTTGAAAATGCCAGAAGTTACCGGGAAATCGAAAAATTCATAAGGGGATGCGGGATTGCTTCAGATATAGAAAACGATGCTATCAGTGTTTTCGGTATCCTTGCAGATGCTGAATCAAAGATTCATGGAAAACCAATTGAAGAATTACATTTTCATGAAGTGGGACAAACCGATGCTCTTGCAGATGTCATCGGCTCATGCATTGCAATGCATCAGCTGGGCATAAGAGAAGTTCTTTGCCTACCTATAAATGCAGGAACAGGGACAGTGAACACATCTCACGGGATTATGCCGATACCTGCCCCTGCAACCCTTGAAATATTAAAAGCGTCTGGACTGGAATTTTATGGCAAAGGAAACACGGAACTCCTAACACCCACAGGAGCTGCCCTTTTGGCCCATTTTGCAAAAACCACCCTGACTATTCCTGCCGGCAAAGTCCGGGATACTGGATACGGAGCAGGAGATATCGACAATGATTGGCCCAATGTGCTGCGCACCTTTATGATAGAAACAGACAAAGCACTATCCAGGGATGAAGTGGAAGTACTTGAAACAAATGTCGACGATGTAACAGGAGAAGTACTGGGAAATCTTTTCGATCGCTTACTGGAAAATGGTGCTAAAGACGTATCCATAATACCTGCAACAATGAAAAAGGGAAGAGCAGGACACATCATCAAGGTTATAACCCATTCACACCATGGCGAAGAACTTGCCAGGATAATCATGGAAGAGACCGGAAGCCTTGGTATCCGGACTATCCCTACAAAGCACCGATATATAGCAGACCGTAAAATGGGGACAGTCGAACTTGAAATTAACGATACTCCCTATCAAATTGCAATCAAGATAGCCCATACACCAGACAGTGGCATATTGCACATCTCAGCAGAATATGATGATTGTAAAGAGGTTTCAACAATTACCGGAATACCGGTAAGGGAAATTATAAGAAAAGCCCAAACAAAGGCCTGGGGTAAATATAAATGA
- the larB gene encoding nickel pincer cofactor biosynthesis protein LarB, with product MNLKDLLQKYKNDEIGIDDTQACIQSLGYVPVCDVANIDTFRKHRTGIMEAVLAEGKMPEDILEIAKAQIEATGRVLITRLNKDQASCLENEFGSERIDWGIHHRTAVVHDGTSIGKTGGVVAIISAGTADINVAEEARMTAAEMGCETVKIYDVGVAGLHRLLNEVKNLESDRPDAVVVAAGREGTLPTVVSSLFDVPVIGLPVSTGYGIGAKGEAALYSMLQSCSVLSVVNIDAGFVAGAFAGRIANTVAAAREQTNSTVTENQKSQLS from the coding sequence ATGAATCTCAAAGATCTTCTTCAAAAATACAAAAACGATGAAATCGGAATTGATGATACCCAGGCCTGTATCCAATCCCTGGGTTATGTTCCGGTATGTGATGTCGCCAACATCGATACCTTCAGGAAACACAGGACAGGTATCATGGAAGCAGTACTTGCAGAAGGAAAAATGCCGGAAGATATTCTGGAAATTGCAAAAGCCCAGATTGAGGCAACGGGTCGTGTCCTTATAACCCGCCTTAACAAAGATCAAGCCTCATGTCTGGAAAATGAATTTGGCAGTGAAAGGATAGATTGGGGAATCCACCACAGGACTGCAGTTGTGCATGATGGGACATCCATTGGAAAGACCGGAGGTGTTGTGGCTATAATTTCAGCCGGTACTGCTGATATCAATGTTGCAGAAGAGGCACGGATGACGGCAGCGGAGATGGGATGTGAGACTGTGAAGATATATGATGTGGGAGTTGCCGGTCTTCACAGGTTGCTTAACGAAGTAAAGAACCTGGAATCAGACAGACCGGATGCTGTAGTGGTTGCAGCCGGAAGAGAGGGCACATTACCAACCGTGGTATCGAGCCTTTTTGATGTACCTGTAATAGGCCTGCCTGTATCCACCGGATATGGAATAGGGGCAAAGGGTGAAGCTGCCCTCTATTCAATGCTACAGTCATGCTCGGTTCTGTCTGTTGTTAACATCGATGCAGGTTTTGTTGCCGGAGCATTCGCAGGCAGGATCGCAAATACAGTTGCTGCTGCACGAGAACAGACTAATTCAACTGTTACTGAGAATCAAAAGAGCCAGTTATCATGA
- a CDS encoding LbetaH domain-containing protein, translating to MENPAGDKPKIDDSAWIADSAVVMGNVKIEAEVLVAPNAVIRADEPGASIVIGKGCNIQDNVVLHGVEGSKVVISEGTSLAHGCIVHGPCQLGKRCFIGFGAVVFDSVLEDDVVVLHNATVQGVHLPASKSVPVGHTVLSERDVTGLPSVGQDLMDFKHRVSSVNLELVEGYRKMDTD from the coding sequence ATGGAAAACCCAGCGGGAGACAAACCAAAAATCGATGATAGTGCCTGGATTGCTGACAGTGCCGTTGTAATGGGAAATGTAAAGATTGAGGCAGAGGTCCTTGTAGCACCAAATGCTGTAATACGGGCAGATGAACCGGGTGCATCGATTGTTATCGGAAAAGGATGCAATATACAGGACAATGTGGTTCTTCACGGGGTTGAAGGGTCGAAAGTAGTTATCTCTGAAGGTACTTCGCTGGCTCATGGGTGTATCGTGCATGGACCGTGCCAGTTGGGTAAAAGATGTTTCATAGGTTTTGGTGCGGTAGTATTTGACAGTGTCCTCGAAGATGATGTAGTGGTACTTCATAATGCTACAGTACAGGGTGTCCATCTACCCGCATCCAAAAGTGTGCCTGTAGGCCACACTGTACTGAGTGAAAGAGATGTCACAGGATTGCCATCTGTTGGTCAGGACCTTATGGATTTTAAACACAGAGTTTCCAGTGTGAACCTGGAGCTTGTTGAAGGTTATCGTAAGATGGACACTGACTGA
- a CDS encoding thioredoxin family protein produces MKIEILGTGCAKCKKTFEVVEKAVKEAGIEAEITKVEDINSVMDYGVMVTPAVVVDGDVKIAGKIPSIDDVKEWIL; encoded by the coding sequence ATGAAAATAGAAATTCTTGGAACCGGATGTGCAAAGTGCAAAAAGACCTTTGAAGTAGTCGAAAAGGCAGTAAAGGAAGCAGGAATCGAAGCCGAAATCACAAAAGTTGAAGATATAAACAGTGTTATGGATTACGGTGTAATGGTAACACCCGCAGTCGTTGTAGACGGTGATGTAAAGATTGCGGGCAAGATTCCTTCGATTGATGATGTAAAGGAATGGATACTTTAA
- a CDS encoding metallophosphoesterase family protein, whose amino-acid sequence MKLLVISDIHGNMKALEAAMEIPHDGVICLGDLVDYGPSPKEVIDFMMENNIPVIKGNHDNAVATGIDCGCSYEIKHLSIATRDYTKEQLDDTQLDFLKKLPLKIEKEYKGGRVLFTHGSPRSFYEYIKPQTPDAEVQEMLEGVEADLLVVGHSHIPMERNAGNITIVNPGSVGQPRDGIPQASCAVLDTDSLEFKVYRLEYDMDSVTDKIREKMPHCDELIAILQNAGVNKKITN is encoded by the coding sequence ATGAAACTGCTTGTGATTTCGGATATACATGGGAATATGAAAGCTCTGGAAGCTGCAATGGAAATTCCTCATGACGGGGTTATCTGTCTGGGTGATCTGGTGGACTATGGCCCATCACCCAAAGAAGTAATCGATTTCATGATGGAAAACAATATACCCGTAATAAAGGGAAACCACGATAATGCAGTTGCAACAGGGATTGATTGTGGCTGCAGTTATGAGATCAAGCATCTTTCAATTGCCACGAGGGATTACACAAAAGAACAGCTGGATGATACCCAGCTGGATTTTTTGAAAAAGCTTCCTTTAAAAATTGAAAAGGAATACAAAGGAGGCAGGGTTTTATTTACACATGGAAGTCCCAGATCCTTTTATGAGTATATAAAACCACAAACACCTGATGCAGAAGTACAGGAAATGCTGGAAGGAGTTGAAGCGGATCTGCTGGTAGTCGGCCACTCTCACATTCCAATGGAAAGGAATGCCGGAAATATTACCATTGTAAATCCCGGATCAGTAGGACAACCACGCGATGGCATTCCACAAGCCTCATGTGCTGTACTTGATACCGATTCACTGGAGTTTAAAGTATACAGGTTGGAATACGATATGGATAGTGTTACAGACAAAATAAGAGAAAAGATGCCCCACTGTGATGAGCTTATAGCAATACTGCAAAATGCAGGCGTAAACAAAAAAATAACTAACTAA
- a CDS encoding permease, with the protein MPDQSLIYNLAIVGLESVQEYLALHVLLCLVPAFFLAGAIASLFSKESVLKFFGSETSKYISYPIAAVSGCLLAVCSCTVLPLFAGIYRRGAGIGPATTFLFAAPAINILAIVYTAKILGYDLGVARAVIAILLSIAIGLTMAAVFERHREKKEGFKNIGGEKHAHSAYLFLLLLAILVVPEILTEWIPLLAVETVLVLITVFLSFNWFSKDELKDWMSETWFLIKQITPLLLLGVFFAGIMVELLPADYVAAVVGGASFGASFIASVAAALMYFSTLTEVPIISALTELGMGRGPALAMLLAGPALSLPNMIVISRIMGVKKTSLYIALVVTVASIAGLIFGLYFV; encoded by the coding sequence ATGCCTGATCAATCGTTAATTTATAATCTTGCTATTGTAGGACTGGAATCTGTCCAGGAGTATCTGGCCCTACATGTACTGTTATGCCTGGTGCCGGCCTTTTTCCTGGCCGGAGCTATAGCATCCCTCTTTTCCAAAGAATCAGTACTGAAATTCTTTGGCAGTGAGACCTCAAAATACATTTCCTACCCAATCGCTGCAGTTTCAGGTTGCCTGCTTGCGGTATGCAGCTGTACGGTGCTACCGCTTTTTGCAGGAATCTATCGCAGGGGTGCAGGAATAGGGCCTGCAACTACCTTCCTGTTCGCGGCACCAGCAATAAATATCCTGGCAATTGTCTACACAGCAAAAATCCTGGGATATGACCTGGGAGTGGCAAGAGCTGTAATTGCAATCCTTCTGTCAATTGCTATTGGACTTACAATGGCAGCCGTATTCGAGCGCCACAGGGAGAAAAAGGAAGGATTTAAAAATATTGGTGGAGAAAAACATGCTCACAGCGCATATCTTTTCCTCCTACTTCTGGCAATCCTGGTTGTTCCGGAGATACTTACGGAATGGATTCCGCTGCTAGCCGTGGAAACTGTGCTTGTTTTGATAACAGTGTTCCTATCATTCAACTGGTTCAGTAAAGATGAATTGAAAGACTGGATGTCAGAAACATGGTTCCTGATAAAGCAAATAACACCTCTGCTTTTGCTTGGTGTTTTCTTTGCAGGTATTATGGTGGAACTGTTGCCGGCAGATTATGTGGCTGCAGTGGTTGGAGGAGCATCTTTCGGTGCAAGTTTCATAGCATCGGTTGCCGCAGCACTGATGTATTTCTCCACCCTGACAGAAGTGCCTATTATCAGCGCCCTTACAGAACTTGGGATGGGAAGAGGTCCGGCCCTGGCAATGTTGCTTGCAGGCCCTGCACTGAGTCTTCCGAATATGATCGTAATCAGCAGGATAATGGGAGTGAAAAAAACTTCCCTGTACATAGCTTTGGTAGTAACAGTTGCATCAATCGCCGGCCTTATATTCGGCCTTTATTTTGTATAA
- a CDS encoding DUF3656 domain-containing U32 family peptidase yields the protein MAKHPEKITPPEILSPVGNYDSLLGAIGGGTDAVYLGVGEFNARQGASNFTPEEMENAIDLAHLHGISVYLAFNVPLKETELQDAIDVIDRAYATGIDAVIMRDFGFIDLVKKNYPDLPIHGSTQLNTNNTETVKFLEKLGLSRIIVARELDTAELKHIIDSTDMEIEIFAHGALCYSYSGQCLFSSFAANRSANRGACAQPCRWEFELYINGKNMNHHIGGVSPISCAELCTLPGLEELINTGIKSLKIEGRMKRAEYVTASSEIYRETAELICQDKRPDPSWLQERENDLAKLFYRGFTRGFVLGDRNVTHPEYSSSYGAFLGKTRRVKRSKNAASIKVKLNQTLEVNDGISIHTRQRMLGSKVERLTVDGGEVEVAEKGSIPYIHISPKTVKSVKTGDDVYLNTDVSLLEEMSERDVKKVPVNFQIRANIGRQLEITASAADIEVLYVSDYLVQRPKKAPTSVEQITDIIKRLGDTPYIADEIELKGEEDIFVPLGELTRARRSVVEKLQEKQLESFHRQPINPKIPAVKHKTANRIPGKLLLSVEVADIEGAKAAADSGADIIYIPGNIFGTVEDNRELVLKIKKKNIEIVFTLPAIIHEKELEEWTDILEKIKSRGYTVGCGEPGTLHLAHQMEINCVALKNFTVFNSLTANVLQENGASRVILSPELTLEETKNVVQTSGNGVQFEAIAYGRQQLLVTEHDLLKPIVDKGFYDENSNAFLQHKKIDRYPVKRWRNRTVIYDSHVINMLNNIDDMKNTGINVLRLEFPQESNQKVASVVSEFRKILDGKSKKNIPHSKVYSKGLYYSGI from the coding sequence ATGGCCAAACATCCTGAAAAAATTACTCCCCCGGAAATACTGTCGCCTGTCGGAAATTATGATTCACTGCTGGGCGCTATCGGGGGAGGAACTGATGCTGTTTATCTGGGGGTTGGTGAATTCAATGCCCGCCAGGGGGCATCCAATTTTACACCCGAAGAGATGGAAAATGCAATAGATCTTGCCCATCTGCATGGAATCTCAGTATATTTAGCATTCAATGTGCCGTTGAAAGAAACGGAACTACAGGATGCGATCGATGTCATAGACCGCGCCTACGCAACGGGAATTGACGCAGTTATCATGAGGGATTTCGGATTTATAGACCTGGTCAAAAAGAATTATCCTGACCTACCCATACATGGGAGCACCCAGCTAAACACCAATAACACTGAAACTGTCAAATTTCTGGAAAAACTTGGTCTCTCAAGAATAATTGTAGCAAGGGAACTTGACACTGCAGAATTGAAACACATCATTGACAGCACCGATATGGAAATAGAAATCTTTGCCCATGGTGCTCTTTGTTATTCTTACTCCGGGCAGTGTCTCTTTAGCAGCTTTGCTGCCAACCGGAGCGCAAACCGTGGTGCATGTGCCCAGCCTTGCCGATGGGAATTCGAGCTGTATATCAATGGCAAGAACATGAACCATCATATTGGCGGTGTATCCCCAATAAGTTGTGCTGAACTCTGTACCCTGCCGGGATTGGAAGAACTCATCAACACAGGTATCAAAAGTCTCAAGATAGAAGGGCGTATGAAAAGAGCTGAGTATGTGACCGCCAGTTCTGAAATATACAGAGAAACTGCAGAGCTAATCTGCCAGGATAAAAGACCCGATCCCAGCTGGTTGCAGGAAAGGGAGAATGACCTGGCAAAGCTATTTTACAGAGGTTTTACCCGTGGTTTTGTACTGGGGGACAGGAACGTGACCCATCCCGAATACAGCTCCAGTTATGGGGCATTTCTGGGTAAGACACGCCGGGTAAAGAGAAGTAAAAACGCTGCATCCATTAAAGTGAAATTAAACCAGACACTTGAAGTCAATGATGGGATAAGCATCCATACAAGACAAAGGATGCTTGGGTCAAAGGTTGAAAGGCTCACAGTTGACGGCGGGGAAGTTGAGGTAGCAGAAAAGGGGAGTATCCCCTACATACATATCAGTCCCAAAACGGTAAAATCTGTAAAAACCGGGGACGATGTATACCTGAATACAGACGTTTCCCTTCTGGAAGAAATGAGTGAAAGGGATGTTAAAAAGGTACCTGTGAATTTCCAGATACGTGCAAATATCGGCAGACAACTTGAAATTACTGCTTCTGCAGCAGATATAGAAGTGCTTTATGTGTCTGATTATCTCGTACAGAGGCCAAAAAAAGCCCCTACTTCTGTAGAACAGATTACCGACATAATAAAAAGACTGGGAGATACCCCCTATATAGCAGATGAAATTGAGTTGAAAGGTGAAGAAGATATCTTTGTACCCCTCGGGGAACTCACCCGGGCCCGTCGCAGTGTTGTGGAGAAACTTCAGGAGAAACAACTGGAAAGTTTCCACAGGCAGCCTATAAACCCAAAAATACCAGCAGTCAAACACAAAACCGCAAATAGAATTCCAGGTAAATTACTCCTGTCTGTAGAAGTGGCAGACATCGAGGGAGCAAAAGCAGCTGCTGATAGCGGAGCGGACATCATATATATCCCCGGAAATATTTTCGGCACAGTCGAGGACAACAGGGAACTCGTTCTAAAAATAAAAAAGAAAAATATTGAAATAGTATTCACATTGCCTGCTATTATTCATGAAAAAGAACTCGAAGAATGGACAGATATCCTTGAAAAAATAAAGTCAAGAGGATATACTGTCGGATGTGGTGAGCCGGGAACACTCCATTTGGCACACCAGATGGAAATTAATTGTGTTGCACTGAAAAACTTCACTGTTTTCAATTCCCTTACGGCAAATGTGTTGCAGGAAAATGGTGCATCCCGTGTAATCCTTTCCCCTGAACTTACACTTGAAGAAACGAAGAATGTTGTGCAGACGTCAGGCAATGGTGTCCAGTTTGAGGCGATAGCCTATGGCAGGCAACAACTACTTGTTACCGAGCATGACCTGCTCAAACCAATTGTGGATAAAGGATTCTATGATGAAAATAGCAATGCTTTCCTGCAGCACAAAAAGATAGACAGGTATCCGGTTAAAAGATGGAGAAACAGAACTGTGATCTATGATTCCCATGTCATCAACATGTTGAATAATATAGATGATATGAAGAATACCGGTATCAATGTTCTTCGTCTGGAGTTTCCACAAGAAAGCAATCAGAAAGTAGCAAGTGTGGTCTCTGAATTCAGGAAAATTCTGGATGGAAAAAGTAAAAAAAATATCCCGCACTCAAAGGTATACTCCAAAGGGCTTTATTACTCAGGCATATGA
- the pncB gene encoding nicotinate phosphoribosyltransferase: MIRSILDNDMYKLTMQMAVLELFPEAQAEYRFINRGDQRFNSRFKEKFERIVREEIPKLRLLDEERQWLGKNCPFFKHTYLDHLQNYRFNPDEVEIFLTDDNNLDIRIKGPWHSTILWEIVLMATVSELYFEAIENNWTDKYLSKTNLLDKYADTIKEVSDKLDNAGCVLSEFGTRRRRSFELHDRVVETLSRSRSFAGTSNVYLAMKYGTRPIGTIGHEWIMGNSALVGLRNANKFAFENWVKVYDGRLGIALADTYGYDAFFNNFDGRLARLYDGIRHDSGDPYAFIDKAVQHYKDLGIDSSQKMVVFSNSLRAEDAIRIQEYCKDKIKCSFGIGTSLTNNSEFFRKNPPLNIVIKLHKINGIPVVKLSDSEEKVTGDRDAVRVANYIFGTKGLDEE, from the coding sequence GTGATCCGGTCAATACTTGATAATGATATGTACAAGCTGACCATGCAAATGGCAGTACTTGAGCTTTTTCCTGAAGCACAGGCAGAATATCGCTTCATAAACCGTGGAGATCAACGTTTCAATTCCCGGTTCAAGGAAAAATTTGAACGTATCGTCCGGGAAGAAATTCCCAAATTACGCCTTCTGGATGAAGAACGACAGTGGCTGGGAAAGAATTGTCCTTTTTTCAAACATACCTACCTTGACCATCTACAAAATTACCGCTTTAATCCCGATGAGGTTGAGATTTTCCTGACGGATGACAATAATCTTGATATCCGTATCAAAGGCCCGTGGCATAGTACCATTCTCTGGGAAATCGTGCTCATGGCCACCGTTTCCGAGCTTTATTTTGAAGCAATTGAAAATAACTGGACCGATAAATATCTTTCAAAGACTAACCTTCTGGACAAATATGCAGATACGATAAAGGAAGTATCCGACAAACTTGATAATGCCGGATGTGTACTAAGTGAATTCGGAACTCGCCGTCGTCGCAGTTTTGAACTTCACGACAGGGTCGTGGAAACCTTAAGTCGATCCCGCAGTTTTGCAGGTACAAGTAATGTATATCTTGCAATGAAATATGGAACCCGGCCGATAGGTACGATAGGTCATGAATGGATTATGGGTAATTCTGCTCTTGTGGGTTTGCGCAACGCCAACAAATTTGCCTTTGAAAACTGGGTCAAAGTTTATGATGGCAGACTCGGTATTGCCCTTGCAGATACCTATGGGTATGATGCCTTCTTCAACAACTTTGATGGCCGCCTGGCACGTCTTTATGATGGTATCAGGCATGATAGTGGTGACCCTTATGCTTTCATTGACAAGGCAGTTCAACATTACAAAGATCTTGGAATTGATTCTTCCCAGAAGATGGTGGTATTCAGTAATTCCCTCCGGGCCGAAGATGCAATCAGGATACAGGAATATTGTAAGGATAAAATCAAGTGCAGTTTCGGTATCGGTACAAGCCTGACCAATAACTCAGAGTTTTTCCGGAAGAATCCTCCGTTGAATATTGTGATCAAGTTGCATAAAATCAATGGTATTCCTGTTGTCAAGCTCAGCGACTCAGAGGAAAAAGTAACAGGCGACAGGGATGCTGTAAGAGTGGCCAATTATATATTTGGTACAAAAGGACTTGATGAGGAATAA
- a CDS encoding ArsR/SmtB family transcription factor — protein MQKKLQGVVSLGEALSHPLRLKLICMLADREWYVYELAKELDVSRQVLYLHLKRLEKADIVESDLRLEEDDMRAKKFFKLKEFDVKLDVKDLKNIFETETITKKN, from the coding sequence ATGCAAAAAAAACTTCAGGGAGTTGTCAGCCTTGGCGAAGCTTTATCTCATCCTCTTCGACTGAAACTCATATGTATGCTTGCAGACAGGGAATGGTATGTATATGAGCTTGCCAAAGAACTCGATGTTTCCAGACAGGTACTGTATCTTCACCTGAAACGTCTTGAGAAAGCCGATATCGTTGAAAGTGATCTTCGACTGGAAGAAGATGACATGCGTGCCAAGAAATTCTTTAAGTTAAAAGAATTTGATGTAAAATTAGACGTAAAGGACCTTAAAAACATCTTTGAGACAGAAACAATCACAAAAAAGAATTGA
- a CDS encoding DUF169 domain-containing protein, with translation MKIEEINQMGKELKDLLKLKNPPVAIGLVPGTHEIPEGINKIEEKMRHCQMVDKARKEASEFYALVDDQQCKGGAAVMGLQEMTPKLANGDVYYNLNRYKTINSARRTMQQVPTLEAGSIKAVLYGPLDKVSFIPDVVLVIDTPKKAMQLSQALLHRFGGRVNASFAGIQSMCADGVVQPYKDGHISASLGCGGSRKYANVAEDEMIIGIPVERLHDMIEAAHEMFG, from the coding sequence ATGAAAATTGAAGAAATAAACCAGATGGGAAAAGAATTGAAAGACCTGTTAAAGCTCAAAAATCCACCGGTAGCTATTGGACTTGTGCCAGGCACTCATGAAATACCTGAAGGTATCAATAAAATTGAAGAAAAAATGAGACACTGCCAGATGGTAGACAAAGCCCGCAAAGAGGCAAGTGAGTTCTATGCCCTGGTTGATGACCAGCAATGCAAAGGCGGTGCAGCTGTTATGGGACTACAGGAAATGACGCCCAAACTTGCCAACGGAGATGTGTACTACAACCTGAACCGTTACAAAACAATCAATTCCGCAAGACGTACCATGCAACAAGTCCCAACCTTAGAAGCGGGTTCCATCAAAGCAGTATTATATGGCCCTCTTGATAAGGTAAGTTTCATTCCGGATGTGGTACTTGTTATCGATACACCAAAAAAGGCAATGCAACTCTCACAGGCCCTTTTGCACCGTTTCGGTGGCCGTGTTAATGCAAGTTTTGCAGGAATCCAAAGTATGTGTGCTGACGGGGTAGTCCAGCCCTATAAGGATGGGCACATAAGCGCATCCCTGGGTTGTGGAGGAAGTCGAAAGTATGCCAATGTTGCAGAAGATGAAATGATAATCGGTATCCCTGTGGAAAGGTTGCATGATATGATAGAAGCAGCTCATGAGATGTTTGGCTGA